The proteins below are encoded in one region of Ferroplasma acidiphilum:
- the dph5 gene encoding diphthine synthase has protein sequence MLNIMGLGLRGTKSLTLEEADALKESDLVYFEIYTSISPGNTVDSLSSLTGGMIRLADRNLIETDSEIINEAKNKIVTLLVTGDALSATTHNELRMEAQKAGVEVRIFENASIITAFISKTGLFNYKFGNIVSMPFIYENFFPVSVYDRIYINYSNNMHTLLLLDLKDGKTMGIQDALGILKRMEDSRKKGLIEPERIVIAGIAIGSENESIIYGNLDKVMEYNPPGSPASIIIPATINDNEREFLEAFARKIN, from the coding sequence ATGCTTAATATTATGGGCCTGGGATTACGGGGAACAAAAAGCCTTACACTGGAAGAAGCAGATGCCTTGAAGGAATCAGATCTCGTATATTTCGAAATATATACATCAATATCCCCCGGCAATACAGTTGATTCCCTGTCATCATTAACCGGAGGAATGATAAGGCTGGCAGACAGAAATCTGATTGAAACAGACAGCGAAATAATCAATGAAGCAAAAAATAAAATTGTTACCCTCCTTGTCACAGGAGACGCATTATCAGCTACCACCCACAATGAGCTGAGGATGGAGGCGCAGAAGGCAGGTGTTGAGGTAAGAATATTTGAAAATGCATCCATAATTACAGCATTTATTTCTAAAACCGGGCTTTTTAATTACAAATTCGGGAACATTGTATCCATGCCCTTTATTTACGAAAATTTTTTCCCTGTGAGCGTTTATGATAGAATATATATTAATTACTCAAATAATATGCATACATTGCTATTGCTGGATTTAAAGGATGGAAAAACTATGGGTATACAGGATGCACTGGGAATTCTTAAAAGAATGGAAGATAGCCGGAAAAAAGGACTGATAGAACCGGAAAGGATAGTAATAGCAGGTATCGCCATAGGATCAGAAAATGAGAGCATAATTTATGGAAATCTGGATAAAGTAATGGAATACAATCCACCGGGCTCTCCGGCTTCAATAATAATACCGGCAACGATAAATGATAATGAAAGAGAATTTTTAGAGGCGTTTGCAAGAAAAATTAATTAA
- the cgi121 gene encoding KEOPS complex subunit Cgi121 codes for MLHDLQYFILKYYNNKIFDYLKTRTSLIQLIDGNSISSELELSEAIRKTDRYLEHNGKIHFPGTVLLMYLAHTNQINVAINRCGINPDTQSGVVVYSNREDLDFLIEGGYIKLTERFIPYDLPRKDFEVFSSMARLETMI; via the coding sequence ATGTTGCATGATTTACAGTATTTTATTTTAAAATATTATAACAATAAAATTTTTGATTATTTGAAAACCAGAACCAGCCTTATTCAACTTATTGATGGCAATTCAATATCTTCAGAGTTGGAATTAAGTGAAGCAATCAGGAAAACAGATCGTTATCTGGAACACAATGGAAAGATCCATTTTCCAGGTACTGTCCTTTTAATGTATCTTGCACATACAAATCAGATCAATGTTGCCATAAACAGGTGCGGCATTAATCCAGATACGCAATCCGGTGTTGTTGTTTACTCAAACAGGGAAGACCTGGATTTTTTAATAGAAGGAGGATATATAAAATTAACAGAAAGATTCATTCCATACGACCTCCCCAGAAAGGATTTCGAGGTTTTTTCCAGCATGGCCCGGCTTGAAACTATGATTTAA
- a CDS encoding rhodanese-like domain-containing protein — MVLNIDADEVSEMAEKNECVIIDVREQFEYESGHIENSVPIPMYDIFNNISLVEKYRDKKIVLVCSSGHRSYYTGKFLEENGITNVYNLYNGLYGWEIEDKPLI, encoded by the coding sequence ATGGTTCTCAACATAGATGCTGATGAAGTATCGGAAATGGCAGAAAAGAATGAATGCGTGATAATAGATGTAAGGGAACAATTTGAATATGAATCCGGCCATATAGAAAATTCTGTGCCAATTCCTATGTACGATATTTTTAATAATATATCTCTGGTAGAAAAGTACAGGGATAAAAAAATAGTGCTGGTATGCAGCTCCGGTCATAGAAGTTACTATACCGGAAAGTTTCTTGAGGAAAATGGCATAACAAATGTATATAATCTTTACAATGGATTGTATGGATGGGAAATAGAGGACAAGCCACTGATATAG
- a CDS encoding AAA family ATPase produces the protein MEETENIRDTIIDMETSIGNTVIGSSRIVRFMLISLFTNNHILMESVPGLAKTMLASEFSKHLGLQFKRIQFTPDMLPSDVTGNMVFNPETRKMEFREGPVFSNIVLADEINRTPPKVQSALLEAMEEKQVSVYGLTTKLPSPFLVIATQNPIEQEGTFPLAEALMDRFLFRYYIDYPDREDEIKILKSIYRNAAKKYNTLDSATILHYRNLVNEVYVNEEIIEYIINIIRKSRESDMVYLGASTRTAVKYLNAARANAMLSGRKYVIPEDVIFIAREILNHRLIMRPEALIDSEADYRKIIYNVIDSIINSVEAPQ, from the coding sequence ATGGAAGAAACAGAAAATATAAGGGATACAATAATTGATATGGAAACATCCATAGGAAATACGGTAATAGGTTCTTCGAGAATAGTCCGCTTTATGCTTATTTCTCTATTTACAAATAACCACATACTTATGGAAAGTGTTCCGGGGCTTGCCAAAACAATGCTTGCATCAGAATTCTCCAAGCATCTTGGCTTGCAATTCAAGAGAATACAGTTTACCCCTGATATGCTCCCCTCAGACGTAACAGGGAATATGGTTTTTAACCCCGAAACAAGGAAAATGGAATTCAGGGAAGGCCCTGTATTTTCAAACATTGTCCTGGCAGATGAAATAAACAGGACACCACCAAAGGTCCAATCTGCCCTGCTTGAAGCCATGGAAGAAAAGCAGGTATCAGTATACGGGCTCACAACAAAACTACCATCACCATTTCTTGTAATTGCAACCCAGAACCCCATAGAGCAGGAAGGCACATTTCCCCTTGCAGAAGCCTTGATGGACAGATTCCTGTTCAGGTACTATATTGATTACCCTGATAGGGAAGACGAGATAAAAATTTTAAAATCTATTTACAGAAACGCAGCTAAAAAATATAATACCCTGGATTCAGCCACTATACTGCATTACCGGAATTTAGTAAACGAAGTTTATGTTAATGAAGAAATAATAGAATACATTATAAATATAATCAGGAAGAGCAGGGAATCAGATATGGTATACCTGGGTGCCAGTACACGTACTGCAGTGAAATACCTTAATGCTGCAAGGGCAAATGCTATGCTAAGCGGGAGGAAATACGTTATTCCTGAGGACGTAATCTTTATTGCTCGGGAAATCCTAAACCATCGCCTTATTATGCGCCCTGAGGCACTTATAGATTCAGAGGCAGATTACAGAAAAATTATATACAATGTCATAGATTCAATAATAAATTCTGTAGAGGCACCCCAATGA
- a CDS encoding DUF58 domain-containing protein — MIRKAGYAILAVLTYGILESVLLGYKYYIIFTILTFFMVAFDVVYFNISGSKAINHISVTRRYDTIKFRKNRKFQITLLFENKNPFPVSVHFFDEAIDVLEISGKTGGNITIPENGSYETSYSTIPRYIGKYKLGNITISISDLFHIASVNKTIAMDMAIRISPSTRDIKSIRSEMISSFIYTQGNHYSHHVGQGYNLYGVRPYTFEDDPRFIVWSRYSEGNEDSIMVKEMEEEREITTIFIIDYSIAMNYGDIDRVYDSSIVDIINSAHFMAKNRDNVGFLLYSSKINVYIPPGKSGESISRLEKSVSSILPDGEFRIGDALKELQLKQKKHFLTFIITASRSYIPRKFLNYSSTSIFLIDSESYYEYSPTGKFDGLLIQNMRKKDLENLSRNVKEIRDYGIRCTYVNRKNMLSKIMVEYNYRRSMNAGA, encoded by the coding sequence ATGATCCGGAAGGCAGGTTATGCTATACTGGCTGTATTGACATACGGAATACTTGAATCAGTTCTGTTAGGATATAAATATTACATTATATTTACGATTCTTACATTCTTCATGGTTGCATTTGATGTTGTATATTTTAATATATCAGGTTCGAAGGCGATAAATCATATTTCGGTTACAAGAAGGTATGATACAATTAAATTCAGAAAAAACAGGAAATTTCAGATAACCCTGCTTTTTGAAAATAAAAATCCATTTCCAGTCTCAGTGCATTTTTTTGATGAAGCCATAGATGTGCTGGAGATTTCCGGAAAAACAGGTGGAAATATAACCATTCCTGAAAATGGGTCATACGAAACATCTTATTCAACAATTCCGCGTTATATAGGAAAATATAAACTGGGAAATATAACAATCAGCATCTCAGACCTGTTTCATATTGCTTCAGTTAATAAGACAATAGCCATGGATATGGCGATTCGCATATCACCTTCTACACGTGACATAAAATCTATCCGGAGTGAAATGATAAGCAGTTTTATTTATACCCAGGGCAACCATTATTCCCACCATGTTGGCCAGGGGTACAATCTATACGGTGTAAGGCCCTATACATTTGAAGACGATCCCCGGTTTATTGTATGGAGCAGATACAGTGAAGGCAATGAGGATAGCATAATGGTAAAAGAAATGGAGGAAGAGCGTGAAATTACAACAATTTTTATCATAGACTACAGCATAGCCATGAATTACGGCGATATAGACAGGGTTTACGACAGTTCTATAGTAGATATTATTAATTCAGCCCATTTTATGGCAAAAAACCGTGACAATGTAGGATTTTTACTATATTCAAGCAAAATTAATGTATATATCCCGCCTGGCAAGAGTGGCGAGAGTATAAGCAGATTGGAAAAATCAGTTTCCAGTATTCTTCCAGATGGGGAATTTAGAATTGGGGATGCCCTAAAAGAACTCCAGCTAAAGCAAAAAAAGCATTTTCTAACATTTATTATAACCGCATCCAGATCATACATACCGCGAAAATTTTTAAATTATAGCTCAACAAGCATATTCCTTATAGACAGTGAATCATACTATGAATATTCGCCAACCGGGAAATTCGACGGGCTTCTCATACAGAATATGCGGAAAAAAGATCTGGAAAACCTGTCACGAAACGTTAAGGAGATCAGGGATTATGGCATTAGATGCACATATGTGAACAGGAAAAATATGCTTTCAAAAATTATGGTAGAATATAATTACAGGAGGAGCATGAATGCAGGTGCGTGA
- the lonB gene encoding ATP-dependent protease LonB, which produces MDSNNDDVEEWISKQGIKTTKEIEVPKLLFNQVIGQEHAGEVIQKAAMQKRHVLLIGEPGTGKSMLAQSMVDFLPKEDLEDVLCFPNPEDSNKPKIKTFPAGKGKEILRQYQIKAEREKKDRSKSLLFIVLSIILLGAILAIYLWVSGNTAVAIEVMFLAVIGAAFLYIIMAMNPAARMERAMVPKLLVGHNPNDKPPFIDSTGAHSGALLGDVRHDPFQSGGLETPAHERVEAGNMQKADKGVLFIDEINLLRPEDQQALLTAMQEKHFSISGQSERSAGAMVQTEPVPCDFVLVAAGNLDAIRNMHPALRSRIRGYGYEVYMNDTMEDSDDNRKKIVQFIAQEIAKDKKIPPFDDGAIIEILKEAQKRGGRKGRLTLRLRELGGLVRVAGDIAVTNKQPIVTADDVNQARNLSKPVEQQIADRAIEVKKLYKMFTGNGSAIGKVNGLAVMGSSDMSDFTGVVMPIVAEVTQAQHPHNGGVYATGKLGEIAKEAVQNVSAVIKKLSGKNVSDVDIHIQFIGTYEGVEGDSASVSIATAVISSLESIPIDQTVAMTGSLSVRGDVLPVGGVTAKVEAAIDTGLAKVIVPASNFNDIILDEAHKGKIQIIGASRIEEVLENALIMGPEKDKFLQKIKDIVNPATDIKKPAQRRGTHVA; this is translated from the coding sequence GTGGACTCTAATAATGATGACGTTGAAGAATGGATATCTAAACAGGGCATCAAAACTACCAAGGAGATTGAGGTGCCCAAGCTTCTGTTTAATCAGGTGATTGGACAGGAGCATGCCGGGGAAGTCATACAAAAAGCAGCCATGCAAAAAAGGCATGTCCTTCTTATCGGTGAACCGGGCACAGGAAAATCTATGTTAGCCCAGTCTATGGTAGATTTCCTCCCCAAAGAGGATTTAGAGGATGTATTATGTTTTCCAAATCCAGAAGATTCCAATAAGCCCAAGATTAAAACTTTCCCTGCAGGCAAGGGAAAAGAAATACTCAGGCAATACCAGATAAAAGCAGAAAGGGAGAAAAAGGATAGATCAAAAAGCCTTCTTTTCATAGTTTTATCAATCATACTTTTAGGTGCAATACTTGCTATTTATCTCTGGGTGAGTGGCAATACTGCCGTTGCAATAGAAGTAATGTTTCTTGCTGTTATAGGTGCAGCATTCCTTTACATAATAATGGCCATGAATCCTGCGGCGAGGATGGAACGGGCAATGGTTCCAAAGCTGCTGGTAGGTCATAACCCTAATGATAAACCACCATTTATAGACTCTACTGGAGCACATTCCGGGGCACTTTTAGGTGATGTCAGGCATGATCCGTTCCAATCCGGCGGACTTGAGACCCCTGCTCATGAAAGAGTTGAAGCGGGCAACATGCAAAAAGCTGACAAAGGTGTCCTTTTCATTGATGAAATTAACCTGTTAAGGCCAGAAGACCAGCAGGCATTGCTTACTGCAATGCAGGAAAAGCACTTTTCCATATCAGGGCAGAGCGAGAGGAGTGCAGGAGCAATGGTTCAAACAGAACCGGTTCCATGCGACTTTGTCCTTGTAGCTGCGGGCAATCTTGATGCAATAAGAAATATGCATCCTGCACTGAGATCCAGGATAAGAGGGTATGGATATGAAGTTTATATGAACGATACCATGGAAGACAGCGACGATAACAGAAAGAAAATAGTTCAATTCATAGCACAGGAAATCGCAAAGGATAAGAAAATTCCGCCCTTCGATGATGGTGCAATTATCGAAATATTAAAGGAAGCACAGAAACGTGGCGGAAGAAAAGGAAGGCTCACATTAAGATTAAGGGAACTTGGCGGGCTTGTGAGAGTAGCAGGAGATATAGCTGTAACAAACAAGCAGCCAATTGTCACAGCAGATGATGTGAATCAGGCTAGAAACCTTAGCAAACCAGTTGAACAGCAGATAGCAGATAGGGCCATAGAAGTCAAGAAACTCTATAAAATGTTCACAGGAAATGGAAGCGCCATAGGGAAAGTAAACGGGCTTGCTGTTATGGGTTCTTCTGATATGTCCGATTTCACCGGAGTTGTGATGCCAATTGTTGCAGAAGTTACACAGGCACAGCATCCTCATAATGGAGGAGTATACGCAACAGGCAAACTGGGTGAAATTGCCAAGGAAGCAGTTCAAAATGTTTCTGCAGTAATTAAAAAATTGAGTGGCAAAAATGTATCTGATGTTGATATACATATACAGTTTATAGGAACCTATGAAGGTGTAGAAGGGGATTCAGCAAGTGTGTCAATAGCAACAGCGGTTATATCATCACTTGAATCCATTCCCATAGACCAGACAGTTGCTATGACCGGTTCTCTCAGTGTTCGCGGTGATGTACTCCCCGTAGGTGGAGTTACTGCAAAGGTTGAGGCTGCAATTGACACAGGGCTAGCCAAGGTTATAGTTCCTGCAAGCAACTTTAATGACATTATACTGGATGAGGCACATAAGGGTAAAATACAGATAATAGGTGCATCCAGAATAGAAGAAGTACTGGAAAACGCACTGATAATGGGTCCGGAAAAAGATAAGTTCCTCCAGAAAATAAAGGATATCGTAAACCCTGCCACAGATATCAAAAAACCCGCCCAGAGAAGGGGCACACATGTTGCATGA
- the eno gene encoding phosphopyruvate hydratase — protein sequence MVESIEITDSRITKIFDSRGNPAIEATIILNYATGTSSAPAGASTGKTEVIAYPKNNIDNSVDFYNKHVRNALKGFNALNQSGFDTLLHELDGTDNFSEMGGNLATALSIANAKAVSNYLEIPLYRYVGGLHPQIPRPMGNIIGGGKHSKNGTTIQEFLVSSQGKTFYDSVYYNILVHRRVGEKLSEKLKGQSVGLGDEKAWTADVSDEEAIEIMKEAAGEISSENKVKIYLGVDFAADSFYNNGKYDYKTSKKTQDEQIDYAVSLNKEHGFYFIEDPLYDNDFEGFAEITKKIGEDSLIVGDDLYTTNSARIQKGIDMKSTNAVLIKVNQIGTLSDTVKSVKLATKNSMDTVVSHRSGETTDDFIAHLAVAFNSKFIKTGTIGGERLAKLNEVIRLEEDLI from the coding sequence ATGGTAGAGAGTATAGAAATAACAGATTCAAGAATCACAAAAATATTTGATTCAAGGGGAAACCCGGCTATTGAGGCAACAATTATTTTAAATTATGCAACCGGCACAAGTTCAGCACCTGCAGGTGCGAGCACGGGAAAAACAGAAGTAATTGCGTATCCCAAAAATAATATTGACAACAGTGTGGATTTCTATAATAAGCACGTAAGAAATGCATTAAAAGGTTTCAATGCACTGAATCAGAGTGGATTTGACACATTATTGCACGAACTGGATGGAACGGATAACTTCTCTGAAATGGGAGGAAATCTTGCTACTGCCCTTTCGATAGCAAATGCAAAGGCAGTATCAAACTATCTTGAGATACCCTTATACAGATATGTTGGAGGCCTGCATCCACAGATACCGCGTCCTATGGGAAATATAATAGGTGGCGGAAAACACTCAAAGAATGGAACTACAATACAGGAATTTCTTGTCTCTTCGCAGGGAAAAACATTTTATGATTCCGTATATTATAACATTCTGGTACACAGGAGAGTTGGTGAGAAATTATCAGAGAAGCTAAAGGGCCAGAGCGTTGGTCTCGGGGATGAGAAAGCATGGACAGCGGATGTTTCTGATGAGGAAGCAATAGAAATAATGAAAGAAGCTGCAGGCGAAATATCATCTGAAAACAAAGTTAAAATTTATCTCGGAGTAGATTTTGCCGCAGATTCATTCTATAATAATGGCAAATATGATTATAAAACATCAAAGAAAACACAGGATGAGCAGATCGATTATGCAGTCTCATTAAATAAAGAACATGGATTTTACTTTATAGAAGATCCATTATACGATAATGATTTTGAAGGTTTTGCAGAAATTACAAAGAAAATTGGAGAAGATAGTTTGATAGTAGGAGATGACCTTTACACAACAAATTCCGCCAGAATACAGAAAGGCATAGATATGAAATCTACCAATGCAGTACTTATAAAAGTAAACCAGATAGGAACACTTTCCGACACTGTAAAATCTGTTAAGCTCGCGACTAAAAATTCAATGGATACCGTTGTTTCACATAGAAGTGGAGAAACTACCGATGATTTCATAGCACACCTGGCAGTGGCTTTTAATTCAAAATTTATAAAGACAGGAACAATAGGTGGTGAAAGATTAGCGAAACTCAATGAAGTTATACGCCTGGAAGAGGATTTGATTTAA
- a CDS encoding carboxypeptidase regulatory-like domain-containing protein, translating into MNHKVIIAVAVSAILIAMVFAGANIPYPGYNPTDHLISGKHPISNVSEVPKNFTLSGNVSNSNNNLPLSGTITVSNSTMSRTFNTSSNGSYNITLPQGNYSISSSIPGFQNYSSTINLDSNKTQNISTPPATTIGNGINQVPGSTNVSTLVPYLNNSIMSGGLNTDNITGTFDKNITIDLGKKLNNTQFVVLMKLDGAVYSYNWVTNGSGMAKLFLKYSGNYTMSAYTLYYNSSVIHYNTANNDTARFNMTERITFISSVILQSAVPLHDNSSVANSTLTVKGGVFSVPSLSVNSNLTGTYYKYEVPVGFYNFAYSNAHYVSKNFGVDVTGNSTVNKTIDPYLISINIRNNTGNTFNYTLGSTFYSGNGIHMATSGITTLLVFHDGKIVYDNTILLTSANPYYQLNLTISNKNLTFNGIETDSTNLSIVYSGNVTSNFYIASLEFENFSTSATNGMIIISGAASGSYPLDSGLYTYNMSQSLPTSAGNLTIKLVYDNDSKVSTDGRMTVEVYGYNISTLGNYITE; encoded by the coding sequence TTGAATCATAAAGTTATAATTGCCGTTGCAGTTAGTGCAATTCTTATTGCAATGGTCTTTGCAGGTGCAAATATTCCCTATCCGGGTTACAATCCAACCGATCATCTCATATCTGGAAAACACCCTATTTCCAATGTATCAGAGGTACCCAAGAATTTTACTTTATCTGGAAACGTATCTAATTCTAATAATAATTTGCCACTTTCCGGAACTATAACAGTAAGCAATTCCACAATGTCCAGAACATTTAATACCAGCAGCAATGGAAGCTATAATATCACTCTCCCGCAAGGGAATTATAGTATATCGTCTTCAATACCTGGATTTCAAAATTATTCATCCACAATCAATCTGGATAGCAATAAAACGCAGAATATATCAACGCCTCCTGCTACTACCATAGGAAATGGAATTAATCAGGTTCCAGGTTCTACCAATGTGTCAACACTGGTTCCATATCTCAATAATAGTATTATGTCTGGAGGGCTTAATACTGACAATATAACCGGAACATTTGATAAAAATATCACAATAGATCTGGGCAAGAAATTAAACAATACACAATTTGTTGTATTGATGAAGTTAGACGGTGCAGTATATAGCTATAATTGGGTGACAAACGGAAGCGGGATGGCGAAATTATTCCTTAAATATTCCGGAAATTATACAATGTCCGCATATACACTGTATTATAATTCTAGTGTAATTCATTACAATACTGCAAATAATGATACTGCCAGATTCAATATGACAGAGCGTATAACATTCATTTCCTCTGTTATTCTTCAAAGTGCAGTCCCATTACATGATAATTCATCAGTTGCAAACTCAACACTCACAGTCAAAGGGGGAGTTTTCTCTGTACCTTCCTTATCCGTTAACAGTAATTTAACAGGGACTTACTATAAATATGAGGTACCCGTTGGTTTCTATAATTTTGCTTACAGTAATGCCCATTACGTTTCAAAAAATTTTGGCGTTGATGTAACAGGAAACAGTACAGTAAATAAAACAATTGACCCTTATTTAATATCCATAAATATAAGGAATAATACCGGGAATACATTTAATTATACACTTGGTAGCACATTTTATAGTGGTAATGGCATACACATGGCTACTTCAGGCATAACCACCCTATTAGTGTTCCATGACGGTAAAATAGTATACGACAATACAATACTCCTAACCAGTGCAAATCCATACTACCAGCTTAACCTTACTATTAGCAACAAAAATCTTACATTTAACGGCATTGAAACGGATTCGACAAATCTTTCCATTGTATATTCAGGCAATGTAACTTCTAACTTTTATATTGCATCCCTCGAATTTGAAAACTTTAGCACATCTGCCACTAACGGAATGATAATTATTTCCGGTGCTGCGAGTGGAAGCTACCCCCTAGACAGTGGATTATATACATACAATATGTCACAATCCCTTCCAACATCAGCGGGCAACCTCACAATAAAACTCGTTTATGATAATGATTCTAAGGTAAGCACAGATGGGCGTATGACTGTAGAGGTATATGGTTATAATATATCCACACTAGGAAATTATATTACGGAGTGA
- a CDS encoding TIGR00266 family protein, with protein MVKYEIRGGDVQYLHATLEAGESAYIEPGHLIYKTPGARLDTGTGGLRGAFSHMLAGSAVFLLKVDGPGNFGSAGFLPGKVFEIKLNNNSIFAEFNAFLCMDSTIKYSTKFAGFWQAIFGGEGIFLEEFSGTGSVMLHGHGQVIEYELKDGEEIQAELSHVLAFESSVSYNVSRIGGIKTMVLGGMEGEGFFFANMRGPGKVWLHSISLLELSAKLARR; from the coding sequence ATGGTTAAATATGAAATAAGGGGCGGAGATGTACAGTATCTTCATGCAACGCTTGAAGCTGGAGAATCTGCATATATCGAACCGGGACATTTGATATATAAAACTCCCGGTGCCCGGCTGGATACCGGTACCGGTGGCTTAAGGGGGGCATTTTCCCACATGCTTGCAGGTTCAGCTGTTTTCCTTTTAAAGGTTGATGGCCCTGGCAATTTTGGGTCCGCAGGCTTTCTACCCGGTAAAGTTTTTGAAATAAAGCTGAATAACAATTCAATTTTCGCTGAATTCAATGCTTTTCTATGTATGGATTCCACAATTAAGTATTCAACAAAATTTGCCGGATTCTGGCAGGCAATATTTGGCGGCGAGGGCATATTCCTGGAAGAATTCTCAGGCACAGGCTCTGTAATGCTTCATGGGCATGGGCAGGTAATAGAATATGAATTAAAAGACGGTGAAGAGATACAGGCAGAACTCAGCCATGTACTGGCATTTGAGTCATCTGTTTCCTATAACGTCTCCAGAATTGGCGGTATTAAAACTATGGTTCTAGGCGGCATGGAGGGTGAGGGATTTTTCTTCGCCAATATGCGTGGTCCGGGCAAAGTATGGTTGCATTCGATCTCCCTTCTGGAACTGTCCGCAAAATTAGCCAGAAGATAA
- a CDS encoding nucleoside kinase: MKFLAFFGHLNIDVTLSVPSLPSPGQATGVKALREKFAGTAGNFAYVANALGLKFDLYSAVGEISHEKYIANLKKVGINTEHVDIMKEENGPICYLPSDGREQIAYMFQGPMNNWEASKHFEYGNYTFLNIGTGPVKEYMKILDREKKAKVVFDPGQEIWYTYNKESAEYMVNHSNMIIMNRKEFYHLLELLNTDSAAVYKTVNNIIITEGEKGATLIENGESTLMPGIKPDRIADTIGAGDSFRAGLFTALSNGYTLKDSVSIGNITASKAIENNINEFNLNFQDILKLFKTIKS; this comes from the coding sequence ATGAAGTTTTTGGCTTTCTTTGGCCACTTAAATATAGATGTAACCCTATCTGTGCCATCTCTACCGTCTCCAGGCCAGGCTACCGGTGTAAAGGCCCTTAGAGAGAAATTTGCAGGTACTGCAGGGAATTTTGCATACGTTGCAAATGCACTGGGACTGAAATTTGATCTGTATTCTGCTGTTGGTGAAATATCCCATGAAAAATACATTGCAAATCTGAAAAAAGTAGGAATTAATACAGAACATGTTGATATTATGAAAGAAGAAAATGGGCCTATTTGTTACCTGCCCTCTGATGGAAGGGAACAGATTGCATATATGTTTCAGGGCCCGATGAATAATTGGGAAGCTTCAAAACATTTTGAATATGGAAATTATACATTCTTAAACATCGGTACAGGACCGGTAAAAGAGTATATGAAAATTCTGGATAGGGAGAAGAAAGCTAAAGTAGTATTTGACCCGGGACAGGAAATATGGTATACTTACAATAAGGAAAGTGCAGAGTATATGGTTAACCACAGCAATATGATTATCATGAACAGAAAGGAGTTTTACCACCTCCTTGAATTGCTGAATACAGATAGTGCAGCCGTATATAAAACAGTAAATAATATAATTATAACGGAAGGTGAAAAAGGTGCAACTTTGATTGAAAATGGAGAATCTACTCTGATGCCTGGAATAAAACCGGATCGCATTGCAGACACTATTGGTGCGGGTGATTCGTTCAGGGCCGGCCTATTTACAGCACTTTCAAATGGGTATACATTAAAAGATTCTGTAAGTATTGGAAATATAACGGCCTCAAAAGCTATTGAAAATAATATAAATGAATTTAACCTTAATTTCCAGGATATATTGAAACTATTTAAAACCATTAAATCATAG